ggtttatttttttaataaaaaagaaaaagaatctttattatgcgttaataaacgtgcaaaatttcaatgtaacaaacaaaaagaaacggagggagtacaagacTTTAATAGATATTTATGTCATTGATGTAACAATGGCATGACTACATGCCcacgtgttttttttttgtgagtcTGTTTCTTTTTTAACCACTGGAGTTACTAAGAGATAATCTATTTCTTGTGATTTTTTTAGTAGATAACTCTTAATAAGAAATGCTGATGACGTGAAAGAAAAAAGAGACCAAGAATGGACAAATAAGAGTTACCCTTACTATTCATGAGAACCAATTTGCAAGAAGCCGGGAAGGCTTCAAGGGACCGTTGACCGAAAACCATCATCGCATGATGGCAGGCCGGATATTGTTTATGACCAAAAATAAAGATGCTTTTCCCAAAGATCAGCATATTTAACGAAGTATTTTAGTTGCAGTGCCTTTGCTAGCTCATCAAAAAAAAGGAGACACTTGATCGTTCATTCTTACAAAACATACAAATATTTTTGAGTCATTAAAAAGTGAAGGAGATGGATATGAAGATGATAAAGAAGTGTGTTAGTATGATACTCATGGTTTCCTTTTTTGTGGTTTTAACAACCACACTCAAACTGCCTCGGCTTGCGTTGGTAACAGGGAGCCGTGCAATTTCTTTAATCCTTGTTGCGGACATTGTCGATGCGATTTTTTTCAATCATGGTTGTGCTTCCCCGGTCCTTTCAGCAATCAATTCAGTAAGGCTCTGTTTGGGAACACTAGCTGATATTCAGCTGAATCTGATAAGGTAACTTAAACTGATAAGATAGTatctgaaactgataaggtgcTGAAACTGATAAAGAAGCTATCTAAGTATCTATATTGTCTGTTTGGTAGAACTGGTTTTTTAAGTATCTGAAATTTTAGTAGTTTAATTGATATTTGATATATTTTGACATCCATAATTATTTTCTTTGTAACaataattacaaataaataagtacacagtttataattt
This Spinacia oleracea cultivar Varoflay chromosome 6, BTI_SOV_V1, whole genome shotgun sequence DNA region includes the following protein-coding sequences:
- the LOC130464016 gene encoding uncharacterized protein; this translates as MDMKMIKKCVSMILMVSFFVVLTTTLKLPRLALVTGSRAISLILVADIVDAIFFNHGCASPVLSAINSVRLCLGTLADIQLNLISCKDSNTGAGYIIKVRFGDHLGKGYQHLNIYNTKYTTRMIIDFMIRFQLHPTVLDGNKMIL